The Citrus sinensis cultivar Valencia sweet orange chromosome 4, DVS_A1.0, whole genome shotgun sequence DNA segment TTTTTGTTGCCAGACTAAGGATTTTTGAGAAGTGAATGCatagaagagagaaagaaaaaggaagatttttaatttgccTCAATGAAACAGTTAGTCCCTCCATTGTATTAGAAATATCTAAACTCTTTTGCATaagtgattttcttttattttggagCCTTGGAGGTAGATAAAGCTATTGATATACTATAATGTCTTTAcctcgaaaaaaaaaagtatatcaaaataaagaatgttTATTGTTATACTTGAGAGTTTAAAtgtctatatttgaatcattGTGATGAGTTAAATGGAAGtatcttatttaaaatttaaaaaaaaagaccttaaatttactttctcactgtaaaataaatatttctcatATATTCTTTCATGGGAGATTGATAGTTTTCTTATcctaaaatcaatatatattacttatctccttattattttttgtaatatatgaTACTCTCTAACAccattattttacaatattattattttttagataaatttgaaaagataTTTATAGTTAAGTTGTAAGCTGACAGGTGGTGAAGgaataataaagaagttgattggtggaaaaaaaatgacaccTCAATTGCCTTATATGAGTCAATCAGGGATTGAGTATAATCTTAGTGGAATTCGCTCACCTGATAgcgtaaaaatgaaaaaaaatttagatattttagtGTCACACATGTGCTTTCTAAATGTCAACATTAATGTGAAAAAGTTCCTTATCTTTCAGACTGAAAAAAAGAAGCCAATTGGAAATGTGTACTTAGTTAACAGACGACAGCTTAACACCCTTATAGCTACCTTCATAGGAGTAGTAGGGTTGCCCAGTCAATAAGTGACTCATGGACAAGCTCCCCAACACTCAAATTACTTCACTTCTACCACTCACACCAAACATCATAAAAACACGCCTAAATAAAAACTTAGGATAAATTccttttaaatataaatttatttgtttgaatcGAATTTGAGTCGAATCTGGTGAGAGCTACTTAATTGGTTCAAATTAGATAATAGCAAAAATTCGGTGGActtattttctaatatatatttgtttatatttatcataaattaaatgactcatataaattgaaataaaaataaaaattcaaatagtaGAGATAAGAAATATAGGCCTTCGGtatgaacaaaattaataatatgatatatttcttgtacttttgttatttttgaatctttttacaatatatatatatattatttctcaaaattaaataccaaGAAAATAATCCATTtactccctttttttttaaattttagtattgtgggtaattagatattataaaaatagtacgatgataaataatatatattattttcagtaCAGATATGTCAATCtcccattatatatatatatatatatatatatatagaaatgtTCCAGTCAGGAATTTTAAAGTACGGCAAAGTGCGGGAAACTTTTAAAACTGTATGGTTTTAAAAACCGTGTAGTTTTAAAGCTTTCCATGACTTTTCCGCATTTTAAAATTCCTGACTAGAAAACTactatatagatatatatatatatatatatccaaacTCCCATCAATAGTATCCTTGTTGTCACCATTCCAAAGAGGGTTTCAACTTTCATAGCTTTCCCGTACCACAACATGTGACAAGTAAAACCCtctgaattttatttcagGTTTGACATAAGAATTGTTGAAAGCCAACTAGCCAAATTTGCCAGGTTACAAATGCAGACAGAACAGTCCCTCATGACTTTCGCTTAACTTGCTTTGCCCATTTGACCCCACACAACACAATTCACACACATGGCTTAATTAAGCACTACACTTGGCTTAATTAAGCACTACACTACACTGAAGAgtgagagggagagagaaaaagaatcgTCGAAGGGCTGTTTTGTTGTACAACTCTTGTCTTTATGGGGAGAAAATGCATGCAAACTCAGATACAATTATTATCTGTAACCGCCTATTTCAACATCTGTATAAAACCCCCTTTTCTGCCAATTTCATAATTCACAAACTACACCCCACTAAGaaagttttatttcttttattccaTTTCTCTGTTAAATTTAGCTTCCTgggttttcttcttctctgctaGCTCTTCTCTATAATGGCTGATAAGGTGGCTTTGAACCGGCAGCTTCTTGATACTATCACCTCCATGGAAGTTGAAGTACCctttatctctctctctatctctttatttatctattCACCCATGCAggtttttggattttgattatGCAACTTCTCTGATGTGCACTCATATTCTTGTTTCATTTTGATgcttgtaatttaatattttgtgatGGAACGAATGGCAATTacaagagaaaagaaatggatttttttttttaatttaataagtaGTCTATAAGCAACCCAATTCTCTGCGGCCCATGTGAGCATGTGAGCTGAGTTCGAATCTAAGACCTGTTATACTTAGTAGTTGAATTAAGTTGCTATGGTTAGTTTCATTTTCccatttttcttgtttaacTGTGCTGTGTCTAAACTATATTGTTCTGACGTTGAATATGATGGATTTAGTTCTGAAGCTGATCAATTATTTTAGTGGAAAAAATCACTTTCATTTGGGTCTAGGAGATGATTGtggatttatttgtttgtttctgtCTTGCAGGGTTTAGTGGATTCTCGGTTTAGAATGGTTTATTCTTTGAAGGAGGCTAATGGACCTTTCTTTTTTGCCGAGTTGATACCAACCTTCTGCTCTGATGCCCAAACTACCATAAGAGAGATGACCCTGGCTTTGTATATCTCAATCTCTATTGACTATGACAGTATTTCGAATGTGTTTATATGTTCAATATCTTTACTGGTGTTTCAGTTATTAAATAGATTTCTGTGTTTACTATAGCCAATCTCTTTTCCTTGGAATTGTTTGCAGGGAGCAACCTGTTGTGAATTATCATGAAATGGAAGAATTATGCATGAAAATTAAAGGAGGAACATTATGGTAATGTAGTTGTTTGGGTTTGTAGTCATGTACAAACCGACAAATTGAATTGTTCTTAAATATATATCTAACAAATATAGAATATACTTAACTACTTGTTTCCAAGAATCTCTCTAATGAATTTACGAGTTTCATcttttaagtttaataaatacaGAATACGGGGAATTGTTTCCTTTTACGAATCTTTTGGGTCAACTTCTGTGTTTGCTGCACGTGGCACTGTGGTAAAATAAGCAGGGACAAATTAATTGgtgattttgtctttttcttttaatgacgATCATTTAAGTCGGGTCAATGTTGCAAAGTTGTTGAAATTGCTACTTTAGCTTCCAGAGGTGGGAGGATCATTTGGCTTGTCGATTCATAAGAATCAGTTATCCAAGGCTAAATCCTacatttcttttatctttgttATGCATACAACAACAGTCTATGATGCAAAGGGCATGCTAACATCTTGAGTCTagtctttttaaaattgagtTACCATTTTCCTGAATAATCAGAGTCATTTGTGTAATGAAGTAATTTGTTTTAAGAcactaatttcaatttatatgcTTTGATTTTGGGAGATAACAATTTGCtatatttcaaaagaaattgcagtcctttttttctttttaaagctGATATATTCGGATCCATTCTAtggtaatttttctttaaacggATTTAGTAACATCGAAAGGGAAGTACGAACAAAAATGTTGTCAACAGGACGGATTGTGTCAATGtcagaaaagagaaaattcaGTTACCTTGTTTTGCTTTTGACTTGGTGTAGCACGAATAAGTTAACTACATAATTTGTTCCTCAATATCTCTGTTCTTCATATGTGATACTTATGCTTCTTTGATCATCCTATTGTTATAGAGGTGGTTTGATGCTTGAGCTTACTCATTTTTCTCCATCTGGTGGTCCAGCATTGGTGCTCATCAAATTGCACTTGCGTGTGGTGACCTTCGTCATGCCATTGATGACAGATCTAAGGAAAggtaagaaaacaatttttctgtGGCTGTATTAAATTTGTCAGTATCTTTGTATCAGTTTCCCACTATTTGGTATTCAAATTTTGAGGTACAATAGCAAACATTACTCCCTAGGTAGTGGGAttgtctaaattattatttagcatTTCTTtgtgcaaaattttaaaatattttcacaaGCCGTTGTGGCATGAAGGAGggaggattttgtggaatatTCAAGAAAATGAGGAAGTTGAGGAGGTCCCTTAGTTTGAGTGAAGAAAGGCATTGTGtcactattaaataatatgttgaCCATGTTTTATTGACAACCAGCATAGGAGATAATGCAACAAGTTAATTACCCAAGGTCATATATTCACtgcataatttattataagaagaCTACATCACGTTCTGTTCTTATTTCCTGGCTCTATCGGACATGGGGTAGCCAGCTCAAAGATGTCTAATATGGaactgattttgtttttgggttgatgaaattgtgataagagaaaacatcCCAAAAGGTGATTGGAAATATTAATTCATGATATCAATAAGGTCTTTTCTGGGTTCATTAACATCTGTACTGAAGTGCAAAGAATGTTTCTAGTCTTCCAAATAGTTGGGAAAATGCCCCGACTTCAAGTTCggaaaaaatgatattttttgttaaaacaGTCAGACTCGTCTTGAGCTTATTATTCAATAAggataataaatttgtttccaACATTTTCCGACATCATATTAAGTAACCTTACTAGCAAATATAGCTTTTGTCTATATGGCAAAGTCTTTGGCTTATATAGGATAATAAGTTGCAATATTTTTCCCGGTTTCAAACGATTATTgcatttcaattttgttaattgcCAATTGTCACTTTCTGTTATTTGGCTAGAAAGGAAGAGATCATTTAAAGATAAGGCAGGAAAACAAGGAAACAAAGGGAATGGAGTTTGATTTTTGGAAATATCTCTCTATGATTTATTTGCACTGAGATGCTGTtggttttttatattttaacctATTAATATGTCTTCTTGTTGTCCGCTTTTTATAAGTTTCAGGTGGATTGCTTATTCACATCACTTTGTCGCCTATTTCCATTTTGCAATAAATCCATGTTTTGTATAACAAATTTCAACATGCCAATATTGTTAACTTCTTGAGTTTCTATTTAAGAACATACTGAATTCTTTTCTGGGTTTTCGTTCGATTACGTATTAATTATTCATTCCCCCATGTGTTCCCTATATTCTCATGAGTATGATTCTTTTTAGGTGCACTGTGGCAGTTGATGCGATCAGACATGAATTTCTAAAGCTACATAGCAAGATGGATATAGTTCTTCAGGTACTGTCGGTTTTTCAACTGAATACATTTACATTGAGATAGTTAATAATGAATCTGCTTCATTTGATATGTAATAATCGTCCTAGCTAATGAGAAAAGGCCCATGTATCTGATCCTATGACCTCAAGCTTGGCTTAAGAAGATGGTCATATTTGCGTCTTATCCAGTTAACTACTGGAATCAGCTTTGATGCCTTAAGATTTGGCCATGCTGAAGAAAGTCATTTTTGAGAAGTCAACCATCAACTTGTTGCTTCctgttttaatttctcttatttttatacattactattttccatttctttttcatcgaCATGTTAGATATCCTTCTAATGATAATCAACCATCTCACTGTCTTTGAAATGTCAAAAATTAGTTCATATGAGGGAAGAAGCACGCACTATTATTTGCTTGCAagtaaattgaatttgaaagaaactGTATTTCTGTTCTGGATGTTTGACATTGCTTTATAGGGAACCAGTCCTACAATGTAGCATTATTGGTAATTCAGTTATGCCGTGTATAGGAACCGTGCAACAGAGCCCTGAATGATTTGCCACTATCATTAGCTTCCCATTTTCTGTTTGTCTTCTTGGTCCAAACTGCTGATAATTTTCTTGCTTCACCTGTTTCATTTTGCTCCTATTTTGGGAATGTTCTAATAACGATGTCTCTTTAACGTACTCTTATCATATTCATTCATCAGCATGTAAATGTATAATTTGAGCTGACTTTCTACTTCTTTAATCTCTCATGAACCCTTATTTCCTACCTCACTCTGCAACCATGCCTTAT contains these protein-coding regions:
- the LOC102613240 gene encoding histidine-containing phosphotransfer protein 2 isoform X1 codes for the protein MADKVALNRQLLDTITSMEVEGLVDSRFRMVYSLKEANGPFFFAELIPTFCSDAQTTIREMTLALEQPVVNYHEMEELCMKIKGGTLCIGAHQIALACGDLRHAIDDRSKERCTVAVDAIRHEFLKLHSKMDIVLQLERMIISHN
- the LOC102613240 gene encoding uncharacterized protein LOC102613240 isoform X2; amino-acid sequence: MADKVALNRQLLDTITSMEVEGLVDSRFRMVYSLKEANGPFFFAELIPTFCSDAQTTIREMTLAFIGAHQIALACGDLRHAIDDRSKERCTVAVDAIRHEFLKLHSKMDIVLQLERMIISHN